Sequence from the Vanessa tameamea isolate UH-Manoa-2023 chromosome 4, ilVanTame1 primary haplotype, whole genome shotgun sequence genome:
actagatGCGTATCACATTATCCGGTTTTAGTTATTGCAATTACTACAGTACTACACGGACATTCTCTAATCGGAATATTAATCTAAGAAAAACCGTCAGCAGACGTTAGTTCCCATATATGAAATCCTAAAATCTTCTCTGAAACTGCATCTTCGGGTACAAGTTTCACGTATATTAGTTTAGTagctttttcaattaaaaaacacGTAAATATTATCACgtcgtttattaatatagataataaaaatacatttatttttcgatttttgtttctttaaaatatcacatgttaattaatatgaaaacaatTGTCTTAATTGAGGGATATATTTTAATGGCTTTTAATAAAGCTTAAACCGCAATTTAAAACCTGTTTAAACTGTTAATGTACACTTACGACTACGTTAAAGACGttgactaataaatatatacatatatataaatttatttatacacccTATATCTCCGCCAACACGAGTGCgagataaattaatgaatacaatattattagtatttgacAAACCAATGCCGCTTGCCCGCATTCAACGAGCGACCttcgtttaatattaaagtgtCCATCGCCATATCGACTCATGATAAAACAAAACTAGTATGTTGTACCAAGAgttatttatgcaataaataattcataactaAAAATTCGTTCTGGTTGCGTGTTTAATTTTacgccatttatgcaataagtttaatataaaaaccaaCTGAATGATTCCAGTCACATAAAAATCATATCATTTGTTTGTCACACAATAAACTGAGCATCGCTTTATTCTAATAGCATCAAGAAGCaatttgtattgctgtgttccgatttCAAGAGTGGGGGGGTCAGTGTAACTAAGGCTCAAggtacataataacttagttcccaaggttagtggcggattggagatgtaaggaatgattaaaatttcttacggcaccaatgcctatgggcggtgatgaccactatCGGGTGGTCCATTTCGCTAAGAAATAGGCTGCAATTAACTGCGCAATGGTCATTGCAAGACAAGACAGATCCGCGGGTGATGACTTCGCTTCTCCGTCTCACTCGCGTACTTAACCCTGCTCGTTTACATTGCCATCTTATATTAGTAATCAGTATCACTAGCTAACACTAAAAAAACCTTACCTGCAGTGTATTTTAGTTTCAGTAGTTGATTTAAGTCTAAATTGAGCACgatcatttgaaaaaaatcgttcgtttgtttgtttaaaaggAATCAATTGTGTTAATtcaaaaagtatgtatttaattttactttcaatatcattaatttttgaATGAAGCATTATGAAGTGTTTTTCCTTAAGTAACAACTTTTTACATGACTGCCTTTCCGAACGTATGATTTTAGAGCAGTTTTAGACACAGATCAATGATGTGAACTATAATATATCTACAGAAATTATTGTATTGGCAGGTGCACTACTGCAACAGATAATAAAAGAAGCCGTGTTAAACACAAAAGATCCATCGAGCCCTAAAGCGATAGTGCGCATCGGTACACCCGTGTCTGTGGCAGCTCTGCTGGCGGCGTGTGTCGCGCCGCCGCCCCGCCTGCCCGACCCCGGCGCCGCGTTATTGTTCGAATTGCACGAAAAGCAACCTCCGAAACAGGGGAACAAGGAACAAAATGCTTTGACTCATGGACAAAGATTTGGATTTAAAGTATGAATTTCAattagtttcattttaattgaactattatactgttaatatatttttataaatgttttgaagatatatgatgtaattaattgtattatgttatgAAATGCTATAATTTGATCGGTGCGTGCAGAGTATGCTGTTGACAACAGAGTTATATAATTGGATGGATAAACAACCCGAtcaatttctattatactttaaattaatcaagTCATTAGTAAATAGAGTATAACACTTAACTAATTTCAGATCTTCTACTGGGATGACGACTCAGCAGAGCCTCGTTTAATGGAAGTTCCCGGGTGTAACGCGTTGTGCCCCCTCGACACATTCACGgagataacaaaatatatcgtGTCATACGACTATAAGAAAGACTGCAAAATTGTTCCTACGATATGACTCatataaaaagtgattaaagTGTTTTTTAGTTTAAGACAAGTCTTGGGACgagctaattttatttagaaaaatagatatttaataataatgttttaatacgcATACCAATTTATTCCATTTACATATTAAGAAAAGTACTATATTTCTCGGCTAACTCTAATGTGACTTCATTGTGGtgtttatagatattaaaaatgtaatataaattattaaaataaacaaaatattcactAACCTTCATCTATCTTAATGCCCGTCTCATCTCTCGGAATGTTCTTCGACAACCCATCGAAGACTTCTGCGCCCCAAGTTTGGGTTCCACGTTGCTTCAGATACTCGGCTATAAGCGCAGCTATGTGAAGCTGGCAACACATCGCCTGCAAGTAtgaattagataaaaataaaattttcgattGTATTACAAACCAAATTTTTCATTCGggtaatattatctaaaaaatatgacGTCACTATGTTACAGTTTGGATATCGagaatatgtgtgtgtatgcgTGGGCGTGTGCGCACCTCGTCGTGGTCGGCGTGGCGAGCGTTGTGCTCGGCGAGCGTGGCGAGCCAGGCGTGTCGCAGGCGCGGCGTGGCGCGGCACGACGCGGCCAGCGCGTGCTGCAGCTCGGCCAGGTGCACGCTGCCCGCGCCTGCACACCAGGGTCGAGGCccacttttatataattacgtttttGGTAGAAATCGTAAACATGATATGACGGCGGTCGTCCATTTAGTGATACTTTATCGGTGATATTTTATCGGAAATGTGCACCGGTgaaagttaatatttcatattaattgcCAAAGATATAATGACTCGGGAACtctaagtttttaatattatgataacaatttgattattcaattgttttaagaaCAATTTATTTCTCGATGTAAGAAATGAGCGGATTAACCTGCACCAGCTGAACCGCCGACTCCCGCGAGGCGCGCGCGCGCTCCCACCACTGTGCGGACGCGACGCATCAACTCCGCTACTTCGCTCGACAAACCTTACCGATAAACAATCgacttatataaaacaatacgaTCAgccaataaacatatttaacgaaaactaaaaagtatttacatgaattattttttaagttagtaaaTTTTTAGCAACGTATCAAAGTAATTTTACCTGTTCCCTTCATAGCCTTATCGCCAGTAGCGAAACAATTTATGACCGAGAGTGATTCTTGAAAACGTTTACAGTTGAGTGACGTCGAACTATCCTGCAGTTTCGACACAGCGATAATGACCTAAtagaacaaatataataaaatataaataaaaccattctTTCATTGAATCACCTGGATCGTCGCAAGATAGCAGCGAAAATTTAGTATCTATAATAAAGCCACTCGAGGTACACAGACTACACGAGTCGCGGCCGACCTGCAGATGCACGCGCGTGAGGTTGCCGACGTCCTTGTGCTGGAAGTTGGCGCGCATGAGCAGGTAGAGCGCGGCCGCCGCCTCGCGCCGCAGCcacgccgcgcgcgccgcgcacAGCGCCACCACGGCGCGCACGCAGCCGCCGCACAGCGCGCTGCCGCCTGCGCAACGCTCGTTATTACTCCTAGTTTCCGTGGCGCAAACGTTAGTACGCCCTTCCTGCGTGCTATTTATTCGGTTCTTTAATCTAATTCcacggttatttttaacttgacccTTTCAAAATGTAAAGCTcgtgtcaaaaaaatattgataaataatgcaTGTCAGTACGAGActgtattaaagataaaatagctTAGATTTCGTATTTATCGATTtgtaggcaggatatataaaaaataattgttctttactgacatactctgtaattcaAATAGTGGGAAAGAGTAGCCACTAGTTTTTTGTCGGCTCGGTAAAATCtagtttccgaaccggtgatagcttgaCGATTCCGAATTGCTTTAATGAGCCTACTCGGTGGAGAATTGGACGTGAGTAAATCGTGCATGTGTCAGATAAAATTCCACAGTGAAAGAAAGAGGCAAAATAGCTAGAAAACTTCTTTGATAGAAAATAACTTTACTATTAAAAACACATGTTTCTTTGTTTAGAACTTACCTTCAAAAAGTGTTTCAgagtattgattaatataagcTCTTAAAGCCGCAAAGAGATGTTTATATAGAGTTTCGCTCTGTGGGTACTGCAATAGTTTCAGATAGGGTCTAGCTGCGGCTCCGTCCGCCGGACCCAAATTCCGCATGAATAAACAAGCTCTATCTATGATAGTCATTCCTACTTCTGTGGCCAAACAACCGGCGGACAGTACTGTGTATTCTGACATCGTCTCTAACTCTGAaagaaaaatcattatttaataagtaacattAGTTTACAAATCgatacttaatgttatcaagaaaaaaaaaaaacactttctccatagtaaaatttaaagttgtatAAAAAACGAAACGGCAGAACTGATTGCTCGCTTAAACCGCCTCTTATAcatctttttttactttatttaatggattttattatttctattgtattgaacaaatacttttttgtatgCTATTgccaattttaattgatttttgaagaaaataatatatatttatctaaattatcaCATATTCGAagttataatcttatattaaattagtatgaaCAGATTATCTCACCATTTGTAACCGAAGTATTGACTAGATTTTCCCTGTTAACAGTATTGTTCTTCTCAACAATAATCGGCGGTTCCTTCGAGAAGTCTGGTGGACTCATTCTAGCGGGTAAAGTTCTGGCTTTCATTGGTTTCGGCTTGCCGTTGCAGTCCGGTGATGGCACACGTAGTTCTGATAGGATTTTTTTCCTACCTATATATTGAAACTGTTCTGCACATATTCTGAAAGTTGGTATTATAATACGATTAAAGGAAAATTACTAACCGTTAAGGCAGTTTCGCTTTACGAAATTATAACTTACtctaaaacattgaaaaatgaTTGTTGTTGCGCCGGCGAATGAGTCCTCCACCACTCAACTAGTCTGTCTTCAtccaaatatttcaaaacaaataggAAACACAAAAGCACATCGCGCACCTCCTCCGCGGACATCACACCAAATCTGGACCACACGAAcgaattattactattaatattttaaacatattctttaatgaacgaagaataaattaatacaaaatcaaagcagtcaaaattttctaaatatattttatttgactgtGATACGCACAATCTAACTATGCCGGTCTGAAATTAGTAATGATCTACTTAACAAACTATGATTTTTGACAAAAGAAAAGTAGAAGcaagtatcaaaatataataatactcacacttttttgtgtttttatattaatgaatttaaatttgctGAAATTGTAAGAATACCCATATGATTAACAAATTTACCTGTTAACTTGATCCCCAATTTCACTCAAATCTAACCGAGCGTTCCGCGGCAACGAGTCCCCACCGGACATCGTCGAGACCGACTCTAAAGAGCTTTGCGACATGTTATTTGCGTTAtctacaaacaaaattaatgataaaccACCACAAACGAGTACAAAAAacgaagtaaattataaaacgattaATAGGCCCACAACCAAAACGTCATAAAGCGAAACGAACCTTTGCCGTACATGTTGCTGCTGATATTCGGAGGATCCTTGAAGTGTGCGGAATTGCGGACAGGCGTGTGATCGAAATGCAACGTCAGTCTGTTCCTCCGCGGAGTACTATTAGCGGATGCGACCTCCTTCTGCGTGCTGTTGAGCGCAGAAGTACCGGTTGCGTCCCCGTCCACTCTGTCGAGACCATTCTCCAGGACGGGACTCGCGAGCGTCTTAGTGACGAGACGATGAGCGTTgtctgaaattataaatacaaggaATATATATCGCTATATGAGGAACCGGAGGCGCGTGGCGGGCCGGCGGGGTGGCGGGGCGGCGGGGTGGCGGGCGGCGGCGACTGACCGAGCACGACGGCGAGCCAGGGCGCGTAGAGCTGCGCGAGGCGCGCGCGCGCCTGTCGCGTGCGGTAGCGCTCGTCGTGCTCGTGCTTGGCCAGCAGCGCGCGCAGCACGCCCAGCGCGCAGCGACGCTTCTGCGGCGCCTCTCGCAGCGACTGCTCCACCTGACGTGCCGTACGCTGTTAGTGCTCTGAATATATACTacaggatatatattttttatctactgATTATCGTCTGTATCTTCGCAAACCTACCTGTTTCAAAAGGACTCCGGCGAGAAAGTGTCTCATTACAAATTCGTCAGTCAATCTCAATCTTGATGGTTctgttaaaaatagaaaaaaaaaactgtaagtaactacaataacttaaatttgtttatttgtagatGTTTTAAATACGGTCAGACGAAAATCATTggaagaatataaaaattaagttgttaaagttgtactatttataatatttgtcctACCTTCATCTGAATCTTTGGCTAGCTTGTTGGCTTGTAACGGCAAGTTGAAAGGAACGTAGTGTTCGTGCGAGCAAATAGTTTGCAAAAATgtgaatttaaaatcaaacaatgCCTTTGGGTcacatgttttaaatttttctaaatatttcttCACTTGGCGGAATATAAACCCTCGATCCATAAACGAGAGACAAGACTGAAAaagagaatattaattaatttaaatcttaataaattgacgtttattttaaatatttgtatctatttTAATGAAGATGATAAACGCTtgtaaaaattacttttaaaaaaacagcCAAATTTTTGTTGAATATATGAGTCTGCATTGGCTGTTGCAAAATATGCGAAGGCTCGACGGCAGTTaccaatttatcaatattttctaGTAAGTCACTGTGAAACCGTTCGTTTCGAGacatctgtaaataaataatgtaattacaatGTTTAATCACAACTCAGTTAAAgtacaagtatcaaaattggTCATTTTGTAAGTGTGCATAtcagtcatttatatatttaattaaaattatttattcatttgatgCAAGGTATTCACCCAtctcttataattaattacatgcttttagcaaaataaatacttttaagctGTTCTACCTTAATCCTtcctgtatttattaaatattgcgcCATGCTCTTAATAATTATGTCGAAGAAAAAATTGGAATACTGCATAAACTTATGACACATCAGAAAGTCCTGCTGATTGGGATCGACGAACATATGCAAGGGGGCTGTCAACACAGTGTGTAATTTGAATTCCACGCAGTTGAAGACATACTGGAAACATAATAAGATAAAcagagtaattatttatataataatgatattacatatatcataaaaccgctaaataaaagattatacgCAAACAAAGTTAGATTTACTTATCCGAGTATATAGTAAATGCTCATTGGTCGCCTTTTATGTCATCCGCCATCGACCAATGATAATTCGGATCATATAAAACTAGACATTGATCAGCGTTCGAAAAATTTAAGGAAAAATGACCTTTaatcatcatttaattttaaataattaattaattattattgtaataaagctATTTCATCCGAAActgtatttgatttataaatcagGGATAAGCCTAATTTCGATGTTGTAATTACGAAATTTGTTTGTTGtctgttgtaatatttttggaaCGGAGCATTGTCACGCAAGGGAAGTGGGTAGCGGCATATAAAAACAACCCCTAGTTCACTTTCACCCCTCGTGAGATCGACTTCTAAAGAGTATTTTAACAACACTATTACTCGGTCGTACGTGAAAATGACTTTcaaaatttgattatttgtaataaattgcgAGCCGCCTAAAATCCTTTTAATTCTTGATAGTCATGTTGCAAATCTTCTATAGGTCCTTAGTGTTGATGGAATTCCCGCGccaaatttattgaataagttCAGTGTGCACTATTAGGAAGTTCGcctaaataacaaaatgtaatattaaaatctgaAAGCGAAGTACCTTCACATAACTGTCCAGAAGATCTTTCCTCCCACAGTCAtgtaataaatgtacaaaatgtaCAATCAATTTAACCACTTGGAAGCCCATATCGTGCGAGTAACCCTTTTCAATCGtctgaaagttaaaaaaaagaaaatgaatatcAGCACATGGATTTCATTATTAACCTGCAttcaatatttagttatttcaatattgcaAGAAGTATAGCTATACTAGTCGGTTCTATGATTATGTCCCGATCAATTTAACAACACAGGACATCTCATAGTGCACATGTGTGCGCGCAAAAATAGGTGCAATCTTCATCAGTTCATTCACTTCTGCAAAGGTTTAGATCAGTTCACTTTCATATCTTACTATCACAGttctttataacaaaatatgtgtATTCGACGAGTATACGAACTTAAACCACGTTATATGAAACAGTGCACCCGTCATAGACGTATTGACAACAATTCATTATCATTCaacttatttatactaaaacatCGAATTAAAAGATTTGTAAAACAtagttctattttaatttttcttttcttaaattcctattttttataaacacgtGATAGGTAATAAGTACTGATTTCAtagtgaattaataattaaattaattctatgatcaccaaaaaataaatacttcggTAGTAGTTACCACTGTTTGACGATGCTTACCATGAGGTCAAAGAGCTGATTTAATATTGTTGGTAGGAACGCAATCAAAGAACTCAGATTAATCGCGTGCGCAGTTTTGAGTGCGTTGCACACGTCGTGCCACGGCGGGGGCGTCGGGGAGGTGGGGGGAGAGCTGGTTTTTATCAGGCGTTCGATTTGTGAGAATAGATTATGTAAGTGGACGTCCCGAGTGGCGACCGTTGAGTCCAGGACTAGTTGGCAACGGAAGAGCGGTTTCTCTCCTTCGACCCAAACTACTTCTGGACCCGTATTCTGTGTAAGAGAATAATTAGGTTAGAATTCAATATAGCAACTGCActtagttaaaaattaaagtttgttgTGTTGTTGTATTGAAGTTGTTTGTGGTTGTAAATTAAAGCAACTAAAGGTAATATTTTACGATGAATATGTCTTACCCCTCTGCCGAGACCGAGTGGTTGTATTGACAAATATCCAGATGGTAAATGGGTAGCTATTGGTAAACTCACAAATTCATCAATGAATTTGTCATTTTTCAGCAACGGGACCCACGCATACCTAGAATACGTATAAACATTGTATCAGGGCAAGTCATTCAGTATATATTTTAcgcatttgatttttttaagttgattttatataaaatattcatgtaaGGAGAATGTAAAGGACAGGTCTGATTCTAAACCTTTCGCCTATACtgtaaagttgtttatttgcgTAGGACACcgtagtattaataatatattaagaattcTCTTTGTTCTCACCCTATACAAATTTCGACATTCGTATCGTTCTTCTTTGCAAGATCACAGGAAATGTGGTGGAAGGTGAACAGCAAGTGGTGTGATGGTGTAATGGTAGTCGGTAGTCTTATTTTAGCTTCATCGCACCAATTAGGATTTGCATTGTGATGCAATACTGAGCAACGGTATTGTGACGTCATACCCGTACGCCCGTATATAACCtagcaaaatttaaaatacataagtgctacaaaaaatcataaaaaaggtACGCAGACGGTATACTGCTTAGGGGTCACCACTTGGTGAtggtgagaaatattaatctttccGTACACGTGCAACCAACTTTGGGAATAAAGATGTGGTCTCTAGAGCCtggacataaaaaatatatgtatttctgtttggtAGAGTATATGATCAGTAGGTGGTACCTAAATTGACAAACTTGTACTGAGCCCTACTATATTCTATGAATGTAAAAACCTTGTTTACTTTACCTGCAATGGCTTAACATCGCCTGAGTCGTTTTCCTTGAGCTCTATAGAGCAGGCGATGTTCCTAGCTCTAACGAACATCTTCTGCGACTCAAAGTTTAACGAGAGCGGTCGGACATACAAATGGTGTAGGAACGCTGCGTAAGGTTGTTCTGGTTCTAAGTTCAACGTAGCCAATTCCAAAGTTAGGGGCGATGGAGGTGGCAGCGGA
This genomic interval carries:
- the Ziz gene encoding dedicator of cytokinesis protein 9 — its product is MPPVISRNKKNGAEYENVLNNKCNVLDFEKYIQENKTLLLNDPLRDILLYPTDDVSSVVLPRRWRTVTTAVPDVRTAATCPLLTRQALLSYASSWNLVHYKYSNYSGSYLNLPRPIGNKLTEEVYDIDTETDYENEAQTKVDIGTKEGYLLKGPEIGSDRIFSNLASKSFKKRYCSMVREADGAYILEVYKDEKKTDTKLTIVMDFCSDVVKNTKRGKYCFELRMSGNKGYTFATENEEDMNDWINAFIAALKKNQDQDGPQSDEVLDKDADISLTAEPPPPTYGTLKGLEHSMNPLLMRYSRETDLSIAAARNDCRSNIFFLPYKQAPSPEPQLEPFKEHFGQRILLKCESLKFRLQAPIDGDKELLCQVEPYYTHLALYDARSGKKVTENFHFDVNHAAVKDLVKDNECTKSLVENFSYDVKLDVKQISEEWFRSKRQVVLSVNNPHPDLFVVVKIDKILQGHVNQVLEPYMKATKDPRLGLKVHKTIQAYANRVGSYRMPFAWAAKPLFKLYSNDLDTTPEFPAIYRQEPNKMSDEDILKILSDYRKPEKLAKLTVIPGWLSINIQQCVEQIPNCMTSSYAALKPFPLPPPSPLTLELATLNLEPEQPYAAFLHHLYVRPLSLNFESQKMFVRARNIACSIELKENDSGDVKPLQVIYGRTGMTSQYRCSVLHHNANPNWCDEAKIRLPTTITPSHHLLFTFHHISCDLAKKNDTNVEICIGYAWVPLLKNDKFIDEFVSLPIATHLPSGYLSIQPLGLGRGNTGPEVVWVEGEKPLFRCQLVLDSTVATRDVHLHNLFSQIERLIKTSSPPTSPTPPPWHDVCNALKTAHAINLSSLIAFLPTILNQLFDLMTIEKGYSHDMGFQVVKLIVHFVHLLHDCGRKDLLDSYVKYVFNCVEFKLHTVLTAPLHMFVDPNQQDFLMCHKFMQYSNFFFDIIIKSMAQYLINTGRIKMSRNERFHSDLLENIDKLVTAVEPSHILQQPMQTHIFNKNLAVFLKSCLSFMDRGFIFRQVKKYLEKFKTCDPKALFDFKFTFLQTICSHEHYVPFNLPLQANKLAKDSDEEPSRLRLTDEFVMRHFLAGVLLKQVEQSLREAPQKRRCALGVLRALLAKHEHDERYRTRQARARLAQLYAPWLAVVLDNAHRLVTKTLASPVLENGLDRVDGDATGTSALNSTQKEVASANSTPRRNRLTLHFDHTPVRNSAHFKDPPNISSNMYGKDNANNMSQSSLESVSTMSGGDSLPRNARLDLSEIGDQVNRFGVMSAEEVRDVLLCFLFVLKYLDEDRLVEWWRTHSPAQQQSFFNVLEICAEQFQYIGRKKILSELRVPSPDCNGKPKPMKARTLPARMSPPDFSKEPPIIVEKNNTVNRENLVNTSVTNELETMSEYTVLSAGCLATEVGMTIIDRACLFMRNLGPADGAAARPYLKLLQYPQSETLYKHLFAALRAYINQYSETLFEGGSALCGGCVRAVVALCAARAAWLRREAAAALYLLMRANFQHKDVGNLTRVHLQVIIAVSKLQDSSTSLNCKRFQESLSVINCFATGDKAMKGTGLSSEVAELMRRVRTVVGARARLAGVGGSAGAGAGSVHLAELQHALAASCRATPRLRHAWLATLAEHNARHADHDEAMCCQLHIAALIAEYLKQRGTQTWGAEVFDGLSKNIPRDETGIKIDEGMTDVHYNEQSLLDQLMLCTEYVDKAERYELLGPLYRLVIPIYERRKDYQALLTCYQHLTKAYAKVIEVTNSGKRLLGRFYRVAFFGKAHFGDDEEGIEFIYKEPKLTSLSEISEKLQNFYEQKFGADCVKMIMDSAPVNRDELDSKLAYIQVTWVRVSPEGMSATHSAGEGSFDRVHNVRRFVFETPFTRDGAARGPVHHQRLRLTHLTADSWFPYVKRRVPVIETQVEEKSPIEVAVSEMESQVGELAEIVNAKAPDIKKLQLRLQGSICVQVNAGPLAYANAFLDPTLAPMYPDDMVDKLKAIFKEFLTICHAALQLNAKLISSDQVTYQEALESNYYKLSDSLSSMLGQPLQDILVNGNLSTTVTGVELDSSNA